The Brassica napus cultivar Da-Ae chromosome C7, Da-Ae, whole genome shotgun sequence genomic interval AAAAGTCTAGTTTATGGGGTGCAATTTCTCATTTGATGAACATGTTGAAAATCAGAAATTTCTTGTTAAATTCGGATATTCATTTTCAATCGGGTAAGGGGAAAAAAGATGATGATGTCCTGAACGCCGTTTTCCTATTATTCAAACCGGACGGAGCTTGGGATCCGATCCAAAAACGGCGCGCATGTTCCGATCCACTGTCTACATGGTAAAAATCGTAATTAAATTATATCGATGGTTTAGCTTAATCAATTAAGGATTAAATAATTACATGGGCCGAAAATTGAATGGCCCACTTTAAAAAGTAGCCCAGAACACATGCTGGCTAAAGTGAGGATTAGGCACGCAAGTTCCGGATCAAAAAGCACACATCAATTTCTGAACCTCCACATTGTTTTCATGATCTACAAATCTAACCCTACTTTCATCGTATTTAAATAGTCagaatttataataattaaaaaaaaactttgagaAGTGAACAGGACCCCTTTGCTAAACACACCAACCTGTAAAAGTATTAACTTTGCTTGGATAGTTCTTTTGATAATATATGCATGTAGATTAGTATTGTGTATGGTACGACGTGTGTATGCGCTACGGTGGTCCAATTCAATGGATCTTAATAATAAATGGCTAACTGGGACCATTATCATAATTTAGTAACATTAAGACGGTTATTAGCTTTCTCGAGGGGAGCTTAATTAATAGATTTATTTAACGTTAAACTGTCAAGTGTCAAGTGGAAGAAATCATTTCATTTGCTTCCTAATCAGTAGGAAACACAGACCAGACATCACTTTCAGTCGTTTTTCTTTTCACAGATGACTTGTTTACTATAATACATAGATACTCTTTTCAACAAAATGTATTATATTGAGCTTAATGGAGTGACATGATGCATCAACGATACTAGTATAAACTCCACACATACATATTCTTTTCAATGATAAACTTTAAAGTTATGGAGCATAAATAACTGATTTAGGATATTAATCCAACAACCAGTTCTTAAAATGTGAAATAAATCGATTGAATTTGGTGCACAAAAAAACATGGATTGAACTGATATTGAGATCAACATAATAACAATCAATGGTCTGACCAAAAATAGATAATAACAAGCACGCTGAACAATTAACATAATTAATAGATAATTAATCCTGTCGGCGGAACACGACAAAAGAGGTTTCATGATATGATTTGATGTACTTGAAACACTCTTTTGATTTGTGAGGGCTTTGGAGCGCGGGGTCCTCAAGTGTATACTTTGGAACATTTAAAATAGCAAACAAGGGTCTACTACTGTCCCTCCCGACCTAAACACTTCGGCCTTGGATAGATGTGGTATAACATTGTCAGATCATAACAGCGATTGTTGTGATGATAGCAACTAAGTATATGATATTGACTTTTGGATTGTAAGTGTGGGTTTTAATTTCTTTCTTCTTATAGTTTCTAATTCTTAGATAATGGTTAAGGAAATTTAAAAACACGCAATATTTTAGATGTTAGTCCAACCCCACAGCCTTTAAAAGCTGATTGGATGGGAAATGTTTATGATAACATGTACACACAAAAATTATATGAAAGTCCATTATCTTGTCTTAATATATTATGAATACatcatttgcaaaaaaaaaaaaaactaagaaaacaTTTTTCACCAAGAAAAAACGAAATGCTGAGACGTTAGGACTAATACACCAGCGAATACTATTAATTAAGCACTAACTTTTTTGTACTTTTGTATATCTGTTTTCAAGCAAAACTGATTTTTATCCAtgcatctatactattaaagcaggatcctattgtcttTTTTACCTTAGTCTGTCATTTCTTTACTAACactgcatgtttcattaagaccaatcaagtaatattaataacacatctatattggacCATTTTTTTCGGATCCAGTCCACTatccacatcagatctctcttgggccatttgggccgattaagaaatcagatcaaattctcacattttttttcttttggtatattgagtccaagttcaaataattttttttcaactattcttaattttttttcttttcttaatataatttaagcattcataaaaaaatagttttttcattgaaaagtataaatctttattaaaagtatataattatttttattaaaaatattaaccacataataaaattaatttatcagagttataccaacttaattcattaaaaaaataaagtttaattttttaaacataaatagtcatttaaaatgaaacacgataaagaaagataaaaagtttaagtcttttataaaataaaacacaaatatatgaaatatgacatttattaaatatttttcaattgaaaaaaaaagaaaaaaaaaaaggaaaaaaatatgcgctttgaaagcgcggatcaaaatctagtatagtttaaaaaaaaacttgatagaTTATGGTCTAGTTAGTGGTGGATATGATTGAGATTTCACTGGACTAGCTGGCATTTTCTTCAgaacttttttttatgtaatttgCCTGATTATTTTTAGATGTTTAGTATATTATATCTCTAGGATTAGCAATGTCTCCCTTAGCTAAGGAAAATAGAGCACGAGGCGTATATGAAATATgacatttattaaatatttttcaattgaaaaaaaaaggaaaaaaaaatccgcgctttgaaagcgcggatcaaaatctagtatagtttaaaaaaaaaacttgatagaTTATGGTCTAGTTAGTGGTGGATATGATTGAGATTTCACTGGACTAGCTGGCATTTTCTTCAgaacttttttttatgtaatttgCCTGATTATTTTTAGATGTTTAGTATATTATATCTCTAGGATTAGCAATGTCTCCCTTAGCTAAGGAAAATAGAGCACGAGGCGTATTATTTTACTATCCATTAAAGTTTGACTTAATAGAAAGATTTTTTTGACGAAAAATATGGTGAATCACTTATGAACCTGAACAATATATGAGGCCTTACACCAgtccatatatataatatctatgATCTCTAAGAACAATATATGAGGCCTTACACCAgtccatatatataatatcttatgaACCTGAACAAAATGATTTAATAGAATGATTACTAACCCCTAAATCTATACAACTGTCTGAATTTTCTAGTTAATGGTATGACAATATATTGTAGTGTCTTTCTTTTATGGGCCGGCTGATATGAAAGTACAAGCGGTGCGACCGTCCCGGGTCCAAACCCGTGTCCCTCCATAACTTGATAGTTAAGgagcaatatttttatatatacacatttttatatagaaaattttaaatattcattaaaTTTGGTTAAAAGAGACCCTAAAATATTGTACttgtatataatttgttttatcaacttttttataaagatattaatgtaattttttaacatatatttaaattttaaataaacatgaacattaaaaattaattattttttttgcccAGAGGTTCAAATAAATGTTAAGGGGTTCAAATAAATGTTGAGTCGGCCCTGCTTTTCTTCGTAATGTTTGGTGGGAGGATTTAGTGGAAGTTTCAATGCAAGTATCTACATCTAACATGTCTTTAAAGTGATATTAGATGTTCCATCCATTGGCTCTTTCAGGTCATTTTCACTTCAAGAAGCAAGAGCATTAGTGGTTAATGGTTTGATCGATTAGCtgtgtttgttttgggtttgctGCTTATTCACTTAAATGGGCCTGTAGCATGTAGCCCATGATTGCAATAATACCCAACCATTTTGCCGTTTCAAGCTTGTGGCGAGTGTGTGAATTGTCCCACATCGCTTACACCTAGAACGAATGACTCGTGATGGAGAGTATAAGAAGAAAAGTGGAGTGAACAACCAAATCACTTACCTGGACGGGGTCGACtcatgatcaagaagatgagTGGCCTAGGCTAGTGACCTCCATTGCACTTTGAGGAGGGGCGCTTAGCCTAAGGTCTCCCCAAGTGGGAGAGCCTGCGTCATTATTTGTGGCAGAGGGAGCCTGCGTTCGCGCGGCTCCTACCATCCATGCAGTTTTGAATCTTTGTTAAATAGAAGTCATTGGCAAAACCCTAAGTTTGAGATTAATATACGCAGAAAAGTgtcaataattgaatttttcgTGGACATACTAAATCCACTATCCCACATTGGAAACATATAACAAAAGAAAGCGGCTTTCGTTGTAATAATCATCCTAATCCATGTAGATAAGCATAAGCTTCTTCAAGTATACTCTTTATCATCtttttgtgtgtgtctgtgcTTGAGATTCTCTAAGCGAGCTATTATAATATGTTCTCCTTGCTTCTTTACTCGTTAAGTAGTAGAATACTGATTCGAACAACAACAAATAGTCTTCAATAAGTAATCATACACACAATACTGGTAGCCCTTACcatccattgttagattttaaactttttatcaatCTGTCACACAAATGTGTTGTAATTCCCTTGTATAACGAAAACTTTGGTAAATATTAATTCTGTGAAGACTTGagaagaattatatatatgcaGAGAGATATGTATTTTACAAATTATCACAAATTCAAGTTAGTAATCTTTCTAAATTAAAgtctttttttgaatataacatatacataacatcattttttgttgagaatcaaataaatgatttttttgaagAACAAGGAATATTTCATTATGAATGGAAAGATAAAACCCTTTTAAATTCCGAAATAAATCAATGGAAAAACTGGTTACGAAGTCATTCTCAATATAATTTACCTCATATTGCATGGACTAGATTAGTAAcccaaaaatggaaaaaaaaataaaccaagaCTCTCTAGTTCTAAATCCAAGTTTAAACAAAGTGGATTcatacgatttttttttttttataattacaaaaaacaaaatttttgtgAGGCTAACTCATTTTTCAATCCAAAACATAAACAGAATTTCAAAAAGGAttctatatataatcttttttgcTACAAATCTATTCATTctacagaatttttttttgatatgtcTACATGcctagaaatttttttaatctcttgtttctagaaaaatataatattcggAGTATAGGGAAAATTTGGCATAGAAAATATTTGGATTGGAGAATTCTCAACTTTTGgtttagaaaaaaagtaaatattaagCTTGATActaagagtaaaaaaaaatatcatacacACAATGCTGGTAGCCCTTACcatccattgttagattttaaactttttatcaatCTGTCACACAACTGTGTTGTAATTCCCTTGTATAACGAAAACTTTGGTAAATATTAATTCTGTGAGGACTTGagaagaattatatatatgcaGAGAGATAATAACTGATTTGGTTGGAGAAAATCCACGCTCCCACATCGGAAGTGTATATCAAGTAGGTTGGTTTTGTCTGGACTATAAAAGAAAGAGGTGTTCCATGGTAGAAACTCATCTTTGCGCTTGGGGCAATGACGCAGCTAATGAGGTATTAACCGAGGCGCGTCTATTGCTGGTTGAAAACTATTTCCAAACCCCCTCATTGTTCCTAGGCTTGACCTAGGTCTTTGAGAATTTCTGGAAGGACTCCCTTCGGGGTAAAGTCCTGCAATCTTTACAgttcaagttttgtttcttaGCCTATATATTAAAGGCATTTTGTCGGCATCTTTGCTTAAAGTGAAAAAGATGTTTTATAATGTACAAACACCAATAATCCATACGAAGCTATACTGAATCTTAAGAACATAACTCAGTGCtattaactgataaaaaaacGTACATTTTGTTATTGTTCCATTTTTCCAAGTCGCTGAATGATCTGACAATAGTAGAGAGTTACTGGAATATTTGAATGTTTCTCTGTTTATACTCCAGCTGAAAGAGATTGATTTTCAATAATAGACCTAGACCAGTCAAgacatgaatcatcagagcacaGCAAAACTGCAATTTGTATTttcaaataaagaaaattcAGGTCACAAGAGGCAATAGCTATAAACTTATAAGTTGTTTGGTAACAGAGGGATCAGCTATAAATTTCACGAAGGCTCATAAAAACCAAGTAATATGTGAGATTTTATTGATCGAAAATAAATTTTGGATCCACAGCAATACGAAATAAAGGATGACTAAAGTACAGGCGATAACCAAGTTGTGATTGTCCAGAAATGCTCAAACACGTAATAACCGAGCCTATAGTACCAGCCCATGTATATTGTCTTAAAGAAAAACTGCGTCAGAGCGAGAAACTTGCTAACAGATAGTCCCACATCGGTTACGCGTAGAAAGAAGGACTCGCTAAAAAGAGTATAAGAAGGGAAGTGGAGTGAACAAGCAAATCACTTACCTGGACAGGGTCAACtcgtgatcaagaagatgagTGGCCTAGGCTAGTGACCTCCATTGCACTAAGGAGGGGTGCTTAGCTTAAGGTCTCCCCAAGAGGGAGAGCCTGTGTCATTATTTGTGGCAGAGGGAGCCTGCGTTCGCGCGGCTCCTACCATCTATTATCATTCCTTAATCATTGTTAGCTGCATTCCCAAGTTTGACACATCATACCTAAGGATCATAGATGAGTGCTTGAGGAGACGATGGTAAGGCTCTCTTCTGGATAGAGttgacatttgttttttttttcaggccTTGTCCAAACAATAAAGTCCTCTTTACATAAAAGAACATGAAGAAACTATACTGAAGATTTTAAGAAcagaatatgtaaatgaaataCATACATTTCTCCTGCGGTTGTTTTCTTACAGACAAATCGAGTGTTCGTTCACTAGAGAAAGTATGTGTtcaataacatataaataatacTCATTATTCATGTCTCTCTTGACTCTTACAAAGCTCACTAACATTATTCTGGTTATCCCTGAACCCTTCCCCATATCACTTGTTGAGAACAAACAACAACTCCgttacaaatttttttcttccaatGGCTGAATGATCTAATAACCGTAGAGAAGTTCTATTTTCTCCTTTATAATCCATCATCAAGAATCGTAGAGCAGAAAATCCCTTGAACAAACTCGCTCTGTTTCAACTTTTCTCTGTGATCCTCTGCTGAAAGCGACTTCTTCTCAACCTTCCTGTAAAAATTCACCACAAGACAAAGAATCATGAGAGGGCTACGCAGTGAGAATATCCATATCCTGTTCTAATCAATCTGAGGATGAGGAAGCAATACCGTTCAGGCAAACTCTGATTCGATGCCTTCTTGGCAGAACTTGTCTCTCCATATAAACCTGACTCAGAAATGAAAAGTTCATCTGCCATTGGCGTGATGAACGAAGACAGCAAAGGGTCAGCAGCTATAGTGGCAGACGAAGGAGGCACAACGCGCGAGGTTCCTTCAAACAAGCTCTGAAAGTTTCCATCAGGAAACTCTCTCTTCAAGATGGATAGCATGGACTGAGCCCCGCCTCTTCTTGCTTTCCTTTTCCTCGTCGTCACGTAATATTTTCGTTAAGGAATGAATGAAACACACTCATCTTGAGGAATCACATAAAGCAAAAATAATGgttttaaggaaaagaaagaatcAAAAAAGGATATCTTGAACATGTTTGCATGCTGAAGTGTTATATGAGCAACCATATCGGAACTCACTTTCACCGCACAAACGGGGCACACCTGCAAGGAGACAGAAAAAAAGAGTCAATCTCCACCAGGATTCAAACGCAAGAACCTATTATAGCAACTGTCCTGACAACAAACAAGGGTTACTTTCACTAAACAAAGAACCGTGGTCTGCCTAATCTACCCATAATCATTGTGATGAAGCATTAATAAGATCCACATGAGAGAAAAAAGGGTTGGTTACAGAATAGAGTAATATGGAAGAAATATATTTACCCCATTAATTGTGTTCATAGGATGATCTTCGTCTATGTGGCAGCAGAGAGAGACGATATCAAAGTAGTCAGAGCAGAAGGGGCAAGCATACTCCTCCCTGAAGTCATCTTCTCCCTCTATCTCCTCAAACCCCAAGAAATTATCTGcgttttcatttaaaaaaaaaatcggtcaGATACAATTTACAAATGGTGAAAGAACAGAAACAGagctaagaaaaaaaataaataggacTACTAAAAACGCGTTCCATTCTTGTGTGTTACAATATGGCGACAAATATTAAATCGTGATTAGAAGTAACATCCAGATATGTAATAAAGGATGGAAACAACAGCAGAGTAGCAATCCATAATAACCTCTCCTGTCAAATATGTTTCAGGTTTGAACAAGTTTTTGAATTTCTTATTGGTTAAACAAGAATCAAAGCTTCAAAATTCTAAGAAGTTCATAACGAAACCCAAGAACAAACTCTAGGTATAAACTAGCACACACGCTTAATAATGCCTCAAAGACAGAAACTTTGCCTTCTCAGACCCAACGAATAAAACAAATTCAACATCACAAACATTGAACAATTAAACGAAATAACAGAGTTCACTAAGTCATTGATTCTATCCGCAAATGATCGAGATAATCGCAACAATATCATCTCTGTCTCATTCGTACACCCTTTAAATTAAGACAACAATAatcaaatctcaaaaaaaaaagaaaccgaCTCACCAGATCGGGACAAGAAATCGAGCTGGTATCTCCTTGAAGCCGATGCGAGACGATCAGTCCACGAATCGGAATCCATTTTTTTCTCAATCGAAAACCAAAGATTCCCACTTTTCAACAAATCAATTAAAACCGAAGAATCCAGAAAGAGATCAGAAAACAATTAATCCCTGGGGGAAATTGATTCTGGATGAAGATTATACGGATATTCAGATTCAGTAATCGAAAAGATTCCGGCGAGATGCAaagaagacgacgacgacgacgattcTGTCGGTTTTCCGGAATttgtcttcctttttttttaaaaaaaaaatattctttggATAGAGAGTGAGAGACATATAAGAGACAGAGATGACTTCTGATGTAATAATTACATAAAAAGTTTGGGTTATTACATGtaatttactaatttaattactttttttttttttttccaatcttTCGTTTTCAACAGCCCGCACGAATGCATGCCGTTCAAACCTTTTACCCGCCGTGTATTTcctttttgaaatataaatctGGCACGATTTTCCTTTGACTAAACGTCATGCTGTTAGTAGCTCTGTATGGTATGTGTTAGGTGATGTTTATTTACTCAGCGAGATAAATCCACATGCAAAAATGTTCGTTGAATGTAGTTAAATAATACATTCagattgaacaaaaaaaaatcatcagaaTAGAAATCTTCTATTAGTTCAGTTGAAATTGTCTAAAACAATTAACCGAATCTTCACAAATATCCAGATGTACCTGATCAGTACCGGCTCACCCACATGGGCGGGCAGTGCGACCGTCCTGAACCAATGATATTAGGGgtctagctttttttttttaaacaaaaatttcaaacaaaaaaaatcagaatttgttaagaacaaaaataaatatacatgtagtgctgatttttatttatttatatgttttcatttctaaatttaataacattttaaataatataattttcaaaaatcatattttttatgttcaaataaaaaaaagtcatgctagaattgtattttaaactattaaaggAATAGAaggtctaatttttttttgtccaaaatGGTCTTTATAAACACCATGAACCGCCCATGTACCTGATTCAGTCTAAAATGATATTTCATCCGTTTCAGTTTAATTGTcgttgtaaaattaaaatttttttttcaaaataagtgttgtttcataattttaatcAGAATTTGttgactttatattttttatatttttcaattggTTAATATGTGATTAGATGTATTGGCAACGAtgttttatttagtaaatatataaaattaaatattttcttaaaattaaatattttcttaatctttgtacaaaattaaatattttcttaatctttgtgctCAAGTTtaaaacgacaattaaaatgaaacgaaAAGAGTAAACGATAAAAATGATTCTTGTTACACATGATCCTAGCCCTGAAACATTCGACCATTTATTCTGAGTTTATCAGTTTATCACTTATGGATTCGAACTTAAGGTTTTGCCCAAAAATTAAAGACTATTATTAATTGATTTACTTTGAGTTTGGAGAAAGTACTTAAACAAACTAATCTTGTGACCTGTGATTAGTTAGGGATTGCTCATATTGAAGCAGGAAACCTTATAACTGTTTTTGTATTGAATGCCTTATGACTTTGTGAAATTACATATGTTTTTCCACTTAATTTATCCAacgataaattaaataataggtTACATGCCTGAGATTTCTCCGGAGTTACATACACTATATAGAGAAACAATAGAATCAGAgatcaatattaaaaaaaaagaagcctaATAAGAGATCAATGTTTCTAAAAATGATTCAGGCCTTCTTGTTCTTTGCCATGGCAGCAATAAGGTCGGATGTGGTGTAAGAGCGGAGGACAAGATCAGAGAGTGAGAGCTTGAGATCAATGGTTAGTCTCTGAAACACCTGAGACAAGAGTAACACATCTGACAATGCTCTGTGAGCGTCACCATCCCTTGTAAGATTGTAGTAATCCCCTAGTGCTGATAATGACGCTTTTGGCTTCACTGTTGCGTCtgccaaaaagaagaagaaaccatttCTGGTTTATCAGAGACCAAACCAACCAATATAGTATACAATGCTGACAAGCAGAGACCAAGGAACATTACCTACAGACTTCATGCTCTCTCTAGCGAGTGGGAGCGAGTCAAAGAACAGCCAGTTATGAGGAATCTCGTAAGAGCAACGGTTGAACTCGTTGATCAAGAACTGAAAATCAAATGTTTTGCCGTTATGTGCAACAATCATCACATAGCCACCAGGCTTCTGTCTACTCTGAACATACCGTAGAAATATCGGTATCATCTCCTCCATTCTACCAAACAGAACAACAAATAAATAACCACACAAACTCAAAGATTGTATATAAAGACAGATCTTGTATATATACCTTGGAACCTCAGGTCTACAAACCATATCATTCCTGATCCCATGGATACTTGCATTCAATATAGGAACACCAGGGTTAATCAGACTTTGAAACGTGCTGTTCTCACCACCAGCTAGATCCTGAGCTGCGATTTCGATAATCCTCTCCTTCACCCTGTGCAACCCTGTCGTCTCGAGATCAGAGACTATAACAGTGAGGAGACTAGACAGATCTTTGTTTTCCGCAAGACGCTGCTGAAGGTTTCCAAAAGGCTGTTGTTGTTGTATCTTGGCCGTGCTCTCTGCATCTACTATCCTGGTGACAGGAACCGCTCCTCCCAGGACGCTGCTCTTGGTGTTGCTCCTGCCTCCTTGTGTAGTTGTACTCACGTTACGCCTGACCCATCTGCTCTTGCTATTAACCGAGGAGGATCTGATATCAAGCAGCTTTGGGGTTGAGTTGTTTTTGAACCAGCCGTGGACACGTTCACAGTAAGAGCTTCCTACGAATAGGTTGGTTCTGAATCTAGAGACTTGCGAGATTGAAATACACATCTCTTTCTTTCGTTTCTCTCCCCTTTAAGTTAAgatcaataatcaaaacaacaaTGTTCCTGAAGAAGACTGCCTGTAGATCCAGAGAATGAACATTAAAAACAGAAAAGTTAATAGCTTTCGAGTTATAGAGACAGATAATGATAGAATGTTACAAACCAAACACAACCGAACACAGTTTACTCAATGTTAAACCAAAAGTCATGATTTTTAAAACTTCAATCTGaacaaaattcaataaaaagaaTCGTAATTTACAATCAATAGACACGAAAGTGGCGAACTTTATTAACGACGAAAGTAAATCGAAcagtgtttttttcttctaatctACGTGCGTTCGATTCCTCATCGAAGAAGAGGATCGTAAAGGAGCGAAATTTATGCAATGTTTAAGAATCTAAATCTGACCCAGAAGGAGGAAAGAGAAGATACTTGCCTGGTGTAATGAAAACTCGCATCTGCACGGAATTGAGATGTTTTGAGATTCGACTGTGTTTAtagaaagagagatagagagagagagagcgaaaTGGTGGAGATTGAAGTAAACCCGAGAGGAAGACCCGTTTATTTCGGATCTTTGACCCGATCCGAGTTGGTTTTAGCTAGGAGGGAGGGTCATACATGGTTTCCACTTTTGGAAAATGTCCATGCTACTTCGGCCACTTGAGTTGGTACATTGTGAAAAAAATAGTCTTTAGattaatcattaaaattatgataGTTTAATACCAAACAGATCTGAGTCAAAACATTAAACATTTATGTAATACGCTCACTAAAGGTCTAAAACATTTAAATTATGATTAGTAAATCATCG includes:
- the LOC106348704 gene encoding protein DEHYDRATION-INDUCED 19 homolog 6-like, which encodes MDSDSWTDRLASASRRYQLDFLSRSDNFLGFEEIEGEDDFREEYACPFCSDYFDIVSLCCHIDEDHPMNTINGVCPVCAVKVSSDMVAHITLQHANMFKVTTRKRKARRGGAQSMLSILKREFPDGNFQSLFEGTSRVVPPSSATIAADPLLSSFITPMADELFISESGLYGETSSAKKASNQSLPERKVEKKSLSAEDHREKLKQSEFVQGIFCSTILDDGL
- the LOC106348703 gene encoding exonuclease DPD1, chloroplastic/mitochondrial, which translates into the protein MCISISQVSRFRTNLFVGSSYCERVHGWFKNNSTPKLLDIRSSSVNSKSRWVRRNVSTTTQGGRSNTKSSVLGGAVPVTRIVDAESTAKIQQQQPFGNLQQRLAENKDLSSLLTVIVSDLETTGLHRVKERIIEIAAQDLAGGENSTFQSLINPGVPILNASIHGIRNDMVCRPEVPRMEEMIPIFLRYVQSRQKPGGYVMIVAHNGKTFDFQFLINEFNRCSYEIPHNWLFFDSLPLARESMKSVDATVKPKASLSALGDYYNLTRDGDAHRALSDVLLLSQVFQRLTIDLKLSLSDLVLRSYTTSDLIAAMAKNKKA